The genomic DNA AACATGTGAATAACAATAAAGTGAAATAAAAGCAAAGGGCCAGACCCCTCCAATAGACAAACAAAAATAAAATCGTTCTTTCTATTGTCATTATTGGAGAGAGTCAGACCCTTATGAGTGAGTCAAATTCTATTTTATTGGTGAAATTACGACATATCGATGCGGTTCTACTCCATCAGAATAAGTATTCACGCGATCATTATTCGCTAAAGCTGTATGAATTACTTTGCGCTCGAATGAAGGCATTGGTTCAAGTACAACATCACGGCCAGTTTTAATAGCTTTTTGTGCGAGCCTTTCCGCTAATTGAACAAGTGTTTCATTTCTTCTTGTTCGATAATCTTCGGCATCAAGGAGAACTGTTAAATATTGATCAGAATGACGGTTGATCACTAATTGTGTTAAATACTGAAGGGAATTAAGTGTTTGCCCTCTTTTTCCGATTAAAAGAGCAATTTTTTCCCCTGATAAAAGGAAACTTACCTGCTTTCCCTCTTGAATAGCTTCAATATTGATTGATGCTCCCATTTTCTCGGCTACATTTTTTAGAAATTCCTTTGCCTCTTCTATCGGATCAATCTTTATTTCAGCTTTGACAACTGCTGGGCGTGATCCAAAAATGCCGAATATCCCCTTTTTTCCTTGATCAATTATCGTTATTTCTACGCGGTCTTTCGTGGTGTTTAATTGTGTTAAAGCTGATTCCACTGCTTCATCGACAGTTAGTCCAGTAGCAGTTACTTGTTTCACTTTTTTGCTCCTCCTGATTTGCCGGTTTCTACATCTTTTTTGAGATCCGGACCCTTAATGAAATAAGTTTGAACAATCATAAAAATGTTACCAACT from Bacillus methanolicus MGA3 includes the following:
- the jag gene encoding RNA-binding cell elongation regulator Jag/EloR, producing the protein MKQVTATGLTVDEAVESALTQLNTTKDRVEITIIDQGKKGIFGIFGSRPAVVKAEIKIDPIEEAKEFLKNVAEKMGASINIEAIQEGKQVSFLLSGEKIALLIGKRGQTLNSLQYLTQLVINRHSDQYLTVLLDAEDYRTRRNETLVQLAERLAQKAIKTGRDVVLEPMPSFERKVIHTALANNDRVNTYSDGVEPHRYVVISPIK